CAGGTGGTGATCCGTTATGACGATGCTGACTTGCAGCTGAGTGAGAGCGACAAGGGAGATGAGTCAACACTAGGCGTTTACCGATGGGCCGGGGTGTCGACCGGTTGGCAGTCGATAGGCGGCACGGTGGACACGGCAGCTAACGAGATCTACGCGGCCATACCGATGGCAGGGGTGTACGCGGCCTTTACGTCGACCATCATTACTGATGTCAGAGATGATGGGCATGGAGAGAACCTGCCTTATCGTTTTGAGTTGAGCCAGAACTACCCGAACCCGTTCAATCCGACGACGACGATTGAGTACAGTGTGCCGTCACGGACGGACGTGAGGATTGAGATCTTCAATGTGCTGGGTCAAAAGGTGCGGACGCTAGTGAACGAGTCGAAGGCGGCGGGTTCATATCGAGTCGAGTGGAATGGCTTTGACCATAGTGGCAACCCGGTCTCAACGGGCGTGTATCTATATCGGTTCCAGGCCGGTGATGTTGTACAGACGAAGAAGATGCTGCTGATTAAGTAGCGCGATTACATCACACATTCTGAGCGTACCGGGCAGATCTAAGTGATCTGCCCGATTGTATTTCACCCACAAAAAGCGTCACAATTTGGTCACAATGACCAGTATGTCCTTGTGTCACAACGCGAGTATGGGGTTCGATTCCCCCACCGCCAAAATATAAGTAATTAGTACGCAATATGTTACAAGCCGGACGGGGGTCTTATACCCCCGTCCGACGCATATAAGATGATGTTCTACCGTGAGATACATTCCGTCTGGTGCTACGATTCGTGTCACAAAGGATAATGCCCCCCACCCTCGATCTAAAGAGGTCATGACGAACGCTGCCGAGTCTATCCCTAAGGTTTCTCTTGACAAATACCGAAACAAT
This genomic stretch from Candidatus Zixiibacteriota bacterium harbors:
- a CDS encoding T9SS type A sorting domain-containing protein; amino-acid sequence: QAFSEIPTLELWPSYGGMSSHSCAATDTGYAVSVADSLGPGGEFTLWAKDDSAAAFFVPTTYVAPQISHDQPNIWLLGTEGQCEFKLDSSNTSVERALILSSPFPVVRTGLNPNAVQAGQAHSLSVYPATSVSGANQVVIRYDDADLQLSESDKGDESTLGVYRWAGVSTGWQSIGGTVDTAANEIYAAIPMAGVYAAFTSTIITDVRDDGHGENLPYRFELSQNYPNPFNPTTTIEYSVPSRTDVRIEIFNVLGQKVRTLVNESKAAGSYRVEWNGFDHSGNPVSTGVYLYRFQAGDVVQTKKMLLIK